In Prosthecochloris sp. GSB1, the following proteins share a genomic window:
- a CDS encoding ABC transporter permease: MGRKGSGFFFLLSFVFFLGVILWRHELLFISFRSLFSGLALLAVSPQSFGQIFTTEILEFWIASLYALLVPLLLLRFSSSALRKAKAGERKKDADDELSLREIGWRSFKKHTIALYASVVVFALYSVAFLAPLLSPFNPFEQQDFLVTAYKGPLTRLDALVLDERKGVTIPLREGNTTADRLTNSLIGDFQALKTRDEPHKLSFVDSYAIEGNKVVYDQGPRRKSMPLDRLAPERVVTRSFILGTDQYGRDILSRVIYGSRISLSIGFLVVLISVTLGTVVGVSSGYFGGFVDTVLMRTVDVLIAFPALFLILIIIATFGNSIFLIVITLSFTGWMGVARIVRSQVLSLKEQEFILAARSLGLSNPRIIFRHLIPNTLTPVIVAATLRIGSIILTEAGLSFLGLGVQPPTASWGNIINEGRDNLLNHWWISTFPGIAILTTVVCFNLIGDGVRDALDPRMRA, encoded by the coding sequence ATGGGCAGAAAAGGGTCGGGGTTCTTCTTTCTGCTTTCTTTCGTCTTTTTCCTCGGTGTCATCCTGTGGCGGCATGAACTGCTCTTCATAAGTTTCCGCTCCCTCTTCTCCGGCCTCGCGCTGCTCGCGGTTTCACCGCAAAGCTTCGGGCAGATTTTCACGACCGAAATCCTCGAATTCTGGATAGCCTCCCTCTACGCGCTGCTCGTACCGCTTCTGCTGCTTCGTTTTTCTTCATCCGCGCTGCGCAAGGCGAAAGCCGGCGAAAGGAAAAAAGACGCCGACGACGAGCTGAGCCTAAGGGAAATCGGCTGGCGTTCGTTCAAAAAACATACCATCGCCCTCTATGCATCGGTGGTGGTGTTCGCGCTCTATTCCGTAGCCTTTCTTGCGCCCCTGCTCTCCCCTTTCAATCCGTTCGAACAACAGGACTTTCTGGTAACGGCCTACAAAGGGCCTCTCACAAGGCTCGACGCCCTGGTGCTCGACGAACGCAAAGGAGTGACCATACCGCTCCGGGAGGGAAACACGACGGCCGACAGACTCACCAACAGCCTGATCGGCGATTTCCAGGCACTCAAGACCCGGGACGAACCGCACAAGCTCAGTTTCGTCGACAGCTACGCCATAGAAGGAAACAAGGTCGTCTACGACCAGGGCCCGAGGCGCAAAAGCATGCCCCTCGACAGGCTCGCGCCGGAGCGTGTCGTCACCCGCTCCTTCATCCTCGGCACCGACCAGTACGGACGCGACATCCTGAGCAGGGTCATTTACGGCTCCCGCATATCGCTCTCGATCGGATTTCTCGTCGTACTGATATCGGTCACGCTCGGTACGGTAGTCGGCGTTTCCTCGGGCTACTTCGGCGGCTTCGTCGACACCGTGCTCATGCGTACGGTGGACGTGCTCATAGCCTTCCCTGCCCTGTTTCTCATCCTTATCATCATCGCCACGTTCGGCAACTCGATATTCCTCATCGTCATCACGCTCTCCTTCACCGGCTGGATGGGTGTTGCGCGTATCGTGCGCAGCCAGGTGCTCTCGCTCAAGGAGCAGGAGTTTATCCTGGCCGCGCGATCGCTCGGACTCTCAAACCCGCGCATTATCTTCCGCCACCTCATCCCGAACACGCTCACGCCGGTAATCGTGGCCGCGACCCTCAGAATCGGCAGCATCATCCTTACCGAGGCCGGCCTTTCGTTCCTCGGCCTCGGCGTCCAGCCGCCGACGGCGAGCTGGGGAAACATCATCAACGAAGGACGGGACAATCTGCTCAACCACTGGTGGATATCCACGTTTCCGGGTATCGCCATCCTGACGACCGTCGTCTGCTTCAACCTTATCGGAGACGGTGTCCGCGACGCGCTCGATCCCAGAATGAGGGCATGA
- a CDS encoding 50S ribosomal protein L25/general stress protein Ctc gives METIVLKVEPRECKKKEAAKLLNAGRVPAVVYHKGEETLHVSVENLALEKLIHSAESHIIDLHFPDGKSKRSFIKDVQFDPLTDKAIHADFQFFSAGEVLEMEVPTSFTGEARGVVEGGKMQIIQHSLTVKGIPSNIPEHITIDVSSLELGQTMHIREIPTESHEGKFEITGEPDTPVVSILAPRKAEEPTAEETEEEETPAE, from the coding sequence ATGGAAACTATCGTACTCAAGGTCGAGCCTCGCGAATGCAAAAAGAAAGAAGCCGCGAAACTCCTTAACGCCGGCAGGGTACCGGCCGTCGTCTACCACAAAGGCGAAGAGACCCTTCACGTCAGCGTGGAGAACCTGGCGCTCGAAAAACTGATTCATTCAGCCGAGTCGCATATCATCGACCTCCACTTCCCCGACGGCAAATCGAAACGCTCCTTCATCAAGGACGTACAGTTCGATCCGCTGACCGACAAGGCCATTCACGCCGACTTCCAGTTCTTCTCCGCCGGAGAGGTTCTCGAAATGGAGGTCCCGACCAGCTTTACCGGTGAAGCCCGGGGCGTGGTCGAAGGCGGTAAAATGCAGATCATCCAGCACTCGCTTACCGTCAAGGGCATACCGTCGAATATTCCCGAGCACATCACCATCGACGTCTCGAGCCTCGAACTCGGCCAGACGATGCATATCAGAGAAATCCCGACGGAGTCCCATGAAGGCAAGTTCGAAATAACGGGAGAGCCTGATACTCCCGTCGTTTCCATTCTCGCGCCGAGAAAGGCCGAAGAGCCGACAGCGGAAGAGACTGAAGAAGAGGAAACCCCGGCGGAATAA